A stretch of the Saprospiraceae bacterium genome encodes the following:
- a CDS encoding TraR/DksA family transcriptional regulator, with protein sequence MKTRYSDEELIEFKKVIDDKLESTKRELEDIEQQMMELRDNMADEQGGDWFDDSSIHTEIEFLTKMAERQKQFIQNLEMALVRIKNKSYGICTVTGELIEKQRLLLVPHATKSVKAKESELPSAPPAEVRNDSTMYSEEEEEDNPPLE encoded by the coding sequence ATGAAGACCCGGTATTCAGATGAGGAATTGATTGAATTTAAAAAAGTCATTGATGATAAGCTGGAAAGCACTAAAAGAGAGTTGGAAGATATTGAGCAGCAAATGATGGAGTTGCGAGATAATATGGCTGACGAACAAGGTGGAGACTGGTTTGATGATAGTTCTATTCATACTGAAATAGAGTTTCTTACAAAAATGGCGGAACGACAAAAGCAGTTTATTCAAAACCTTGAAATGGCTTTGGTTCGAATCAAAAATAAATCCTACGGTATTTGTACTGTAACAGGTGAACTCATCGAAAAACAGCGCTTGTTATTAGTTCCTCATGCTACAAAAAGTGTAAAAGCTAAAGAAAGTGAGCTTCCATCTGCTCCACCTGCGGAAGTGCGGAATGATTCAACCATGTATTCAGAGGAAGAAGAGGAAGACAATCCACCATTAGAATAA
- a CDS encoding deoxyhypusine synthase family protein, translating to MNKGPVSQFIAHHYRHFNAAALVDAAKGYELHLTEGGKMMLTLAGAMSTAELGVSLAEMIRQNKVDIISCTGANLEEDLMNLVAHSHYKRIPHYRDLTPQQEWELLEQGLNRVTDTCIPEEEAFRRLQKHIYELWKDADNSGKRYFPHEYMYQMLLSGVLEQYYEIDPKNSWMLAAAQKNLPIVCPGWEDSTMGNIFSSYIIKGDLKASTMKSGIEYMVFLADWYRKNSSGKGVGFFQIGGGIAGDFPICVVPMMYQDLEWHDVPFWSYFCQISDSTTSFGSYSGAVPNEKITWGKLDIHTPKYIIESDATIVAPLIFAWILGW from the coding sequence ATGAATAAAGGTCCGGTATCCCAATTTATAGCACATCATTACAGACACTTTAACGCTGCTGCTCTTGTAGATGCAGCAAAAGGGTATGAATTACATCTCACCGAAGGAGGTAAAATGATGCTCACCCTGGCAGGCGCAATGAGTACTGCCGAACTGGGTGTTTCACTGGCTGAAATGATCAGGCAAAATAAAGTCGATATTATTTCATGTACGGGAGCTAATTTAGAAGAAGACCTTATGAATCTGGTTGCTCATTCACATTATAAACGAATTCCGCATTATCGGGATTTAACACCACAACAGGAATGGGAACTTTTAGAACAAGGGCTCAATCGGGTGACTGATACCTGTATTCCGGAAGAAGAGGCTTTCAGGAGATTGCAAAAACATATTTATGAATTATGGAAAGATGCTGATAATAGCGGGAAACGTTATTTCCCTCATGAATATATGTATCAAATGCTGTTAAGTGGAGTACTCGAACAGTACTATGAAATTGACCCCAAAAATTCCTGGATGTTGGCCGCAGCTCAAAAAAATTTACCAATAGTTTGTCCGGGCTGGGAAGACAGTACCATGGGAAATATTTTTTCATCTTATATTATTAAGGGAGATTTAAAAGCCTCCACAATGAAGAGTGGCATCGAATACATGGTGTTTTTAGCTGATTGGTATCGAAAGAATTCAAGTGGTAAAGGGGTTGGATTTTTTCAAATTGGAGGTGGTATTGCAGGCGATTTTCCAATTTGCGTTGTGCCCATGATGTATCAGGATTTGGAATGGCATGACGTACCATTTTGGTCTTATTTCTGCCAAATATCAGATTCGACAACTTCCTTTGGATCCTATTCAGGTGCTGTGCCCAATGAAAAAATTACCTGGGGCAAACTGGACATCCATACCCCGAAGTACATTATAGAAAGCGATGCAACAATAGTTGCTCCTTTGATTTTTGCCTGGATTCTTGGCTGGTAA
- a CDS encoding gliding motility-associated C-terminal domain-containing protein, with product MHRRFILLILLSSWIFESQAQNYVVNSSNDVDDGMCDGVHCSLREAIKAAEADGTPSTITFNIPLAGPHLINPTGPFPNITQPDLTIVGETQPGGPGALVLEFNYRQFFGLPFWQILASRFSISGFEIRKFLFENPGETIMQFGNAANPAADCQIRNCAIYEDNSFVPGLSKQLITVSNAPDLVISNNKFGIDFAVSNIFKMEGFLAIEATQAGALVTIDSNIFVNKVKMIDVKGGDVFISKNIFGAVDTNKANNLLLPSFAIVSSNNSKLDVIDNFFFGITNAAISLANSGGIQFISKNRFYNNSIDLITAGGNGLPVLVSDNTARDGKYFVYSQDNQELYVERNNINNYDTVIYNLNEPLSKKIRYIDNRMTCINDKVVVMDPSKFPAHPVPIILTVNRNQITGAGFPNDSVIVYSNNRILCPNAVCQGGVELGRTRCDATGNWILNAAYPNRTSISAYQFESNPATQPSIYSEFSNCYQCPGQVKINFTPSLCSGQTVTYRGKVYSEANPKDSTFIRGDGVSVCDSVVIVSVGFTPNYRINLRPNLCVGDTLRFGLVEIHKFHLADSIVTKTASGCDSVVTIVATEVGAGTFTQTICDNASVTIGGTLFDKNNPSGVAVISGAALGGCDSVVTVNLTINNFTESFIKLNMCPGRDTLVAGTLFNLANPVGDVTIKNGSSTGCDSLIHVNLNYPDNTGRFSATICRGDSILVINEYFSETKTNGQIIIPNGSSFGCDSILDVSINLIPNSQGSYTNTICRGDTLNLHGEQFFSGKTTGTILLANQAANGCDSMIQVAISILPDAIGSFDTTLCENQTITLYGQVFSLARPRGNLKIDNASSRMCDSFVMVNVNFVNEAMGNFTPAICRKGQVQVGNQVFTASNPTGQVRLPGASVAGCDSLVNVAVSIIPSIGINFTENALKCNVANSGSLTLNSINGGTGNYQISIDNGGLINYTPGQTIPNLAQGNHSIRIVDQTACDTIYNFNIANSQNLFLQLPNDTVIKLGNVVNITTQLNFNPTSILWDPDLYLSCNNCLNPQSIPDQTITYMLTAQDSNGCVIKDEITITVLIDEADIFVPTAFSPNGDNINDFFHPVFKFPEKTSILIFRIFDRWGNMVYERTNGLPGDPFGWDGTFNKDKMNPGVYTFAIQYAGEDKLGKWKTGDVTLIR from the coding sequence ATGCATCGTAGATTTATTTTATTGATTTTATTAAGTTCCTGGATATTTGAAAGTCAGGCTCAAAATTATGTCGTCAACTCATCAAATGATGTGGATGATGGAATGTGTGATGGGGTGCATTGCAGTTTGCGTGAGGCAATAAAGGCTGCTGAAGCTGATGGAACTCCTTCCACCATTACATTCAATATTCCTTTAGCAGGTCCACATCTTATTAATCCGACAGGCCCTTTTCCAAATATTACACAGCCCGATTTAACGATTGTTGGTGAAACACAACCGGGTGGTCCGGGGGCTTTGGTCTTAGAATTTAATTACAGGCAGTTTTTTGGACTTCCGTTTTGGCAAATCCTCGCTTCGAGATTTTCTATCAGTGGATTTGAAATTCGTAAATTTTTATTTGAAAATCCTGGAGAAACGATTATGCAATTTGGGAATGCTGCTAACCCGGCAGCTGACTGCCAAATTCGCAACTGCGCAATTTATGAAGACAATTCATTCGTGCCTGGCCTTAGTAAACAACTTATTACTGTCAGCAATGCACCGGATCTGGTTATATCTAATAATAAATTTGGAATTGACTTTGCAGTTTCAAATATTTTTAAAATGGAAGGTTTTCTTGCTATTGAAGCCACACAAGCTGGCGCTTTAGTCACCATTGATTCAAATATTTTTGTCAATAAAGTAAAAATGATTGACGTAAAAGGTGGAGATGTTTTTATTTCAAAAAATATTTTTGGAGCGGTTGATACCAATAAAGCTAATAATTTATTACTTCCAAGTTTTGCGATCGTGTCGAGTAACAATTCCAAATTGGATGTGATAGATAATTTCTTTTTTGGAATAACAAATGCTGCAATCTCATTGGCTAATTCAGGAGGGATTCAATTTATATCGAAAAACAGATTTTATAATAACTCGATCGATTTGATCACAGCAGGTGGAAACGGACTCCCAGTGCTTGTTTCAGATAATACAGCTCGCGATGGTAAATATTTTGTTTATTCTCAAGACAATCAAGAGTTGTATGTTGAACGAAATAATATTAATAATTACGATACCGTAATTTACAACTTAAACGAACCTCTTTCTAAAAAAATACGCTACATTGATAATCGGATGACTTGTATTAATGATAAAGTAGTCGTTATGGATCCATCAAAGTTTCCAGCACATCCGGTTCCTATCATCCTGACGGTCAATCGCAATCAGATTACAGGCGCAGGTTTTCCAAATGACAGTGTAATCGTTTATTCCAATAACAGAATATTATGCCCTAATGCAGTATGTCAAGGAGGAGTAGAACTTGGAAGAACGCGTTGCGATGCAACAGGAAACTGGATTTTAAATGCAGCATATCCAAATAGAACCAGTATTTCAGCATATCAATTTGAAAGCAATCCAGCTACACAACCAAGTATTTATTCTGAATTTTCAAACTGTTATCAATGTCCGGGTCAAGTAAAAATAAACTTTACACCTAGCTTGTGTTCAGGTCAAACGGTTACTTACAGGGGAAAAGTTTATTCAGAGGCAAACCCAAAAGATTCCACTTTTATTCGTGGGGATGGTGTAAGTGTTTGTGATTCTGTCGTTATAGTCAGTGTTGGTTTTACACCCAATTACAGAATCAATTTAAGACCTAATTTATGCGTTGGAGATACCCTTCGCTTTGGACTTGTTGAAATTCATAAATTTCATTTAGCAGATTCCATTGTTACCAAAACGGCTTCAGGTTGTGACAGCGTTGTTACGATTGTAGCAACTGAAGTAGGAGCTGGAACTTTTACACAAACAATTTGCGATAATGCCTCTGTAACAATCGGAGGAACCCTATTTGATAAAAACAATCCTTCAGGTGTTGCGGTAATTAGTGGTGCTGCTTTAGGGGGTTGTGATAGTGTGGTGACAGTAAATTTAACCATCAATAATTTTACAGAGTCTTTTATAAAATTAAATATGTGCCCGGGTCGGGATACCTTGGTTGCAGGAACTTTATTTAATCTGGCAAATCCAGTTGGAGATGTAACTATAAAAAACGGCTCCAGCACAGGTTGTGACAGTTTGATTCATGTAAATCTAAATTATCCAGACAACACCGGAAGATTTTCAGCAACGATTTGCAGAGGAGATAGCATATTAGTTATTAATGAATATTTTTCTGAAACAAAAACCAATGGTCAAATCATAATTCCTAATGGTTCCAGTTTTGGTTGTGATAGTATTTTAGATGTCAGCATTAATTTAATACCTAATTCACAAGGGAGCTATACCAATACCATTTGTCGGGGTGATACACTGAATTTACACGGGGAGCAATTTTTTAGTGGAAAAACTACAGGAACTATTTTGTTGGCAAATCAGGCAGCAAATGGATGTGATAGTATGATTCAGGTGGCGATATCTATTTTGCCTGATGCAATTGGAAGTTTTGATACCACGCTTTGTGAAAATCAAACCATTACCTTGTATGGACAGGTATTTTCATTGGCACGGCCGAGAGGCAATTTAAAAATCGATAATGCCTCCTCCAGAATGTGTGACAGCTTTGTTATGGTCAATGTCAATTTTGTGAATGAAGCAATGGGTAATTTTACACCTGCTATTTGTCGTAAAGGACAAGTTCAGGTAGGCAATCAAGTCTTTACTGCCAGCAACCCAACAGGTCAAGTGCGTTTGCCCGGAGCTTCAGTTGCAGGTTGTGACAGTTTAGTGAATGTTGCAGTTTCAATTATCCCTTCGATTGGAATCAACTTCACAGAAAATGCTTTAAAATGCAATGTTGCCAATTCAGGTTCACTTACATTAAACAGTATAAATGGTGGAACAGGCAATTACCAAATTTCAATTGATAATGGTGGATTGATCAATTACACCCCGGGCCAAACAATTCCAAATTTAGCTCAGGGAAATCACAGCATTCGAATTGTTGATCAAACGGCTTGTGATACGATTTATAATTTTAATATAGCTAACTCACAAAATCTATTTTTGCAACTACCAAACGATACGGTAATTAAATTAGGAAATGTTGTAAATATTACAACACAGCTAAATTTTAATCCAACCAGCATTCTTTGGGATCCGGATCTTTATTTAAGTTGTAATAATTGTTTAAATCCGCAATCCATTCCGGATCAAACGATTACTTATATGCTCACTGCACAGGATTCAAACGGCTGTGTTATTAAAGATGAAATCACAATTACAGTCTTAATTGACGAAGCAGATATATTTGTTCCTACTGCATTCTCTCCAAATGGCGATAATATCAATGATTTCTTCCATCCGGTCTTCAAGTTTCCTGAGAAAACATCCATTTTGATATTTAGAATATTCGATCGCTGGGGAAATATGGTTTACGAACGTACCAACGGCTTACCCGGAGACCCTTTTGGTTGGGATGGCACCTTTAATAAAGACAAAATGAATCCCGGCGTTTATACATTTGCTATTCAATATGCCGGTGAAGACAAATTGGGTAAATGGAAAACGGGTGATGTGACTCTGATTAGGTAA
- a CDS encoding polysaccharide deacetylase family protein has protein sequence MNQILLFNETIHPRLQYVISVIQTYTSASSFRISNSIEEFTGYPGPSINYSRTPIKANEYFINESGNLYHKIEQFVDPTYRKSEQNFQLFPDQANDRFDLFAAVFYLLARVEEYQLYEVDKHHRFNVTSSILAKHGVLQQAVVDEWIFHFLKALEITFNISLPIRKYKPLWSIGIDIDQFYKHKHKSTGLKFAGTLRDFAYGKYDAYLERIQIYCGLIKDPYDSTIHFLHTPIAKEQLTFFILSGGNSSYDKNHSLKLKPVLQTLDFLKTIGTIGLHPSYNTMDASLKIKAEKLSLETACGIPVNSSRQHFLRLQVDKTYPALIENNIFTDYSLGFADQPGFRAGTCRPYYWYDLKKEEQSNLKLIPISCMDRTYLDYLKYSPEQAKESIIHLFEVVKKYGGHFHLIWHNSSFDFKGEWKGWDQVFDELIAYFNQHSETT, from the coding sequence TTGAATCAAATTCTTCTATTTAATGAAACGATCCATCCACGCTTACAGTATGTAATATCTGTAATCCAAACTTACACATCAGCCAGCAGCTTCAGAATTTCAAATTCAATTGAAGAATTTACCGGATATCCGGGACCCTCCATCAATTACAGCAGAACGCCCATCAAAGCCAATGAATATTTTATCAATGAAAGTGGTAATTTATATCATAAAATTGAGCAGTTTGTCGATCCTACATACAGGAAATCGGAGCAGAATTTCCAACTTTTTCCAGACCAGGCAAATGATCGGTTTGATTTATTTGCTGCCGTCTTTTATTTATTAGCCCGAGTGGAAGAGTACCAATTGTATGAAGTAGATAAACACCATCGGTTTAATGTTACATCAAGTATTTTGGCAAAACACGGTGTGCTTCAACAAGCAGTAGTTGATGAATGGATTTTTCATTTTCTAAAAGCCCTGGAAATTACATTTAATATAAGCTTGCCAATTAGAAAATATAAACCATTATGGTCTATAGGCATTGACATTGACCAATTTTATAAACATAAACATAAATCCACTGGTTTAAAATTTGCAGGAACCCTACGAGATTTTGCCTATGGAAAATACGATGCCTATCTTGAACGAATTCAAATTTATTGCGGACTGATAAAGGATCCATATGACAGTACGATCCATTTCCTTCATACTCCAATTGCTAAAGAACAATTGACATTTTTTATTTTAAGCGGTGGAAACAGTAGCTATGATAAAAATCATTCCCTGAAATTGAAACCAGTCCTTCAAACATTAGATTTTCTAAAAACGATCGGAACAATAGGTTTGCATCCATCTTATAATACCATGGATGCATCATTAAAAATAAAAGCTGAAAAACTTAGCTTAGAAACCGCTTGCGGCATCCCAGTCAATTCTTCCCGACAGCATTTTCTTCGGTTACAAGTTGATAAAACCTATCCAGCATTAATCGAAAATAATATATTCACAGATTATAGTTTAGGTTTTGCAGATCAACCTGGGTTTAGAGCAGGAACTTGCAGACCTTATTATTGGTATGATTTAAAAAAGGAAGAGCAAAGTAATTTAAAATTAATACCGATAAGCTGTATGGATCGGACCTACCTGGATTACTTAAAATACAGTCCGGAACAAGCAAAAGAATCTATAATCCACTTATTTGAAGTGGTAAAAAAGTATGGAGGTCATTTTCATTTGATTTGGCATAACAGCAGTTTTGATTTTAAAGGAGAGTGGAAAGGCTGGGATCAGGTATTTGATGAATTAATTGCCTATTTTAATCAACATTCAGAAACAACATGA
- a CDS encoding arginine decarboxylase, with translation MVNKYFDLIDQSYYFPQESFDLEKDELIFNGIPVMNLIEKYGTPFKMTYLPRIGDQIKKAKNQFNKAMKSLDYDGKYFYCYCTKCCHFSYVLKEVLQHDVHLETSSAFDIDLIENLYKNELIDKDQIIVNNGYKPRQYLQNIANLINSGFKNVIPVCDNIYEVDRFDELIHKKCKIGLRVATEEEPSFEFYTSRLGIRSSQIVQFAKEKFKKHKKFELYMIHFFVDTGIKDTAYYWGELKKGISTYTELKKHFPSIKAINIGGGLPIRNSLGFEYDYKYMINQIVKMIRDSCDEAGVDHPDIFTEFGKYTVGESGATIFSVLEQKQQNDSEIWYMVDNSLMNTLPDSWGIAERFILLPINKWHNDYSRINIGGLSCDNSDYYNTEALNQQLFLPRYSREDKEPLFLGFFHTGAYQDALSGYGGIKHCLLPSPKHILVDRDENGNLVDWIYSEEQTSKDMLKILGYN, from the coding sequence ATGGTAAATAAATATTTTGACCTCATTGACCAGTCTTATTACTTTCCACAGGAAAGTTTTGATCTGGAAAAAGACGAACTCATTTTCAACGGAATTCCGGTCATGAATCTGATTGAAAAATATGGCACACCTTTTAAAATGACCTACCTCCCCCGCATTGGAGATCAAATTAAAAAAGCAAAAAACCAATTCAATAAAGCCATGAAGTCATTGGACTATGATGGCAAATATTTTTATTGTTATTGCACAAAATGTTGCCACTTTTCATATGTTTTAAAAGAAGTATTGCAGCACGATGTTCATTTGGAAACTTCATCCGCTTTTGATATCGATTTGATTGAAAATCTTTATAAAAATGAGTTGATTGACAAAGATCAAATCATAGTAAATAATGGATATAAGCCCAGACAATATTTACAGAATATTGCAAATTTGATTAATTCAGGATTTAAAAATGTCATCCCGGTTTGTGATAATATTTATGAAGTAGATCGCTTTGATGAATTGATTCATAAAAAATGCAAAATTGGACTTCGTGTCGCAACGGAAGAGGAACCCAGCTTTGAATTTTATACTTCTCGACTGGGTATCCGATCTTCACAAATCGTTCAATTCGCAAAAGAAAAATTTAAAAAGCATAAAAAATTTGAATTGTATATGATTCATTTTTTTGTGGATACCGGCATTAAGGATACCGCGTATTATTGGGGTGAATTGAAAAAAGGAATTAGTACTTATACCGAATTAAAGAAGCATTTTCCATCAATAAAAGCCATAAATATCGGTGGTGGCTTGCCAATCCGGAATTCACTTGGTTTTGAATATGACTATAAGTATATGATCAATCAAATAGTGAAAATGATCCGGGACAGCTGCGATGAAGCAGGTGTAGATCATCCGGATATTTTTACAGAATTTGGAAAATATACCGTAGGAGAAAGCGGAGCTACCATTTTCTCTGTACTTGAACAAAAGCAACAAAATGATTCTGAAATCTGGTATATGGTCGACAATTCTTTGATGAATACCTTACCGGATAGTTGGGGCATCGCTGAACGATTTATTCTGCTTCCAATCAATAAATGGCACAATGATTATTCTAGAATCAATATTGGTGGATTGAGTTGTGATAATTCAGATTATTACAATACAGAGGCATTAAATCAACAGTTGTTTTTGCCCAGATACAGCAGAGAAGATAAGGAGCCATTGTTTCTTGGGTTTTTTCATACCGGAGCTTACCAGGATGCTTTGTCAGGGTATGGAGGCATAAAACATTGTTTGTTGCCATCTCCAAAACATATCCTAGTGGATCGGGATGAAAACGGAAATCTTGTTGACTGGATTTATAGCGAAGAACAGACTTCAAAAGATATGTTGAAAATTTTGGGCTATAATTAA
- the lipA gene encoding lipoyl synthase: MIELDIVQDSSSRARRPEWLRVKLPIGEDYRRVRELVDHYKLHTICQSGNCPNMGECWGAGTATFMILGNVCTRSCSFCAVKTGRPPEYDEDEPQRVAEAIQLMKVKHAVITSVNRDELPDRGAEIWYQTIHLVKQRCPETTIESLIPDVKSNWDALIRMISAGQEVVSHNMETVERLYRLVRPQAKYSRSLEQIKRTKEYGKRTKTGIMLGLGEHKPEVLKAMDDLLDNGCDVLTLGQYLQPTKMHLEVDRYVHPDEFAEYKEIGLLKGFAFVESGPMVRSSYHAERHLG, translated from the coding sequence ATGATTGAGTTGGATATCGTTCAGGATTCTTCGTCAAGAGCCAGACGTCCTGAATGGCTTAGGGTTAAATTGCCAATTGGAGAGGATTACCGGCGGGTTCGTGAACTAGTAGATCACTATAAATTACACACCATTTGCCAAAGTGGTAATTGTCCTAATATGGGTGAATGTTGGGGTGCCGGCACTGCGACTTTTATGATATTGGGTAATGTCTGCACGCGTTCTTGTAGTTTTTGTGCAGTTAAAACCGGTCGTCCACCAGAATATGATGAAGATGAACCCCAGCGGGTTGCTGAAGCAATCCAGCTCATGAAAGTTAAGCATGCAGTCATTACTTCAGTTAATAGAGATGAACTTCCGGACCGGGGGGCTGAAATTTGGTACCAGACGATTCATTTGGTAAAACAACGATGTCCGGAAACGACGATAGAAAGCCTCATTCCGGATGTTAAATCCAATTGGGATGCACTGATTCGAATGATTAGTGCTGGCCAGGAGGTCGTATCTCACAATATGGAAACGGTAGAACGACTTTATAGATTGGTCAGACCCCAAGCTAAATACAGCAGGAGCCTTGAGCAAATTAAACGCACAAAGGAATACGGAAAACGGACTAAAACAGGGATCATGCTTGGTCTGGGAGAGCACAAACCGGAAGTGTTAAAAGCTATGGATGATTTGCTGGATAATGGTTGTGATGTATTAACTTTGGGGCAATATCTCCAACCCACTAAAATGCATCTGGAAGTGGATCGTTATGTACACCCGGATGAATTTGCGGAATATAAAGAGATAGGACTTTTAAAAGGTTTTGCTTTTGTAGAAAGCGGTCCGATGGTTCGTAGCAGTTACCACGCCGAACGCCATCTTGGATAA
- the speB gene encoding agmatinase, translating to MKEKIQTYAGIPAKYSNYDSASVLLTSIPFDGTSTWGKGADEGFKAFMDASANMELYDIETQSEPYKRGVFLEKPLKVKKSTPEEMVELVYKTAVQQIKSGKLPTYFGGEHSVSIGVLRAFAQKYKNLTVVQLDAHTDLRQEYMGTKFNHACALAEAQKYTNLIQVGIRSMDISEKKYLQKEKVYFAHHIMDNDYWMEESLKKMTDKVYITLDLDVFDSSLMPSTGTPEPGGMQWYQVLQYLRMIFLRKKVVGFDIVELAPNPHNQAPDFLAAKLYYKMLAYYFERSAK from the coding sequence ATGAAAGAAAAAATTCAAACCTATGCCGGCATTCCTGCTAAATATTCAAACTATGATTCAGCAAGTGTATTGTTGACATCTATTCCTTTTGATGGAACGAGTACCTGGGGGAAAGGTGCGGATGAAGGATTTAAGGCATTTATGGATGCTTCCGCCAATATGGAACTTTATGATATCGAAACGCAATCAGAACCCTATAAAAGAGGTGTTTTTTTGGAAAAACCTTTAAAAGTTAAAAAATCCACACCGGAAGAAATGGTTGAGCTTGTCTATAAAACAGCCGTCCAACAAATTAAATCTGGAAAACTTCCAACCTATTTTGGAGGGGAACACAGTGTCAGCATTGGAGTTTTAAGAGCGTTTGCTCAGAAATATAAAAACTTAACAGTTGTCCAGTTAGATGCACATACCGATTTGCGTCAAGAGTATATGGGTACAAAATTCAATCACGCATGTGCTTTGGCAGAAGCACAGAAATATACCAATTTGATCCAGGTTGGTATCAGGAGTATGGATATCAGTGAAAAAAAATACCTCCAAAAGGAAAAGGTCTATTTTGCTCATCATATTATGGACAATGATTATTGGATGGAGGAATCTTTAAAAAAGATGACTGATAAGGTGTATATCACGCTCGATTTGGATGTTTTTGATTCTTCCTTGATGCCTAGTACAGGTACTCCTGAACCTGGAGGCATGCAATGGTATCAAGTGTTGCAATATTTGCGAATGATATTTTTAAGAAAAAAAGTAGTAGGGTTCGATATTGTCGAATTAGCACCCAATCCACACAATCAGGCGCCAGATTTTTTAGCTGCCAAACTCTATTATAAGATGTTGGCTTACTATTTTGAACGTTCTGCAAAATAA
- the corA gene encoding magnesium/cobalt transporter CorA, with the protein MSNKKKIGLSPGSLVYTGNILDVKPVVKGIQYNPNDYTELSEKECLNLNLKHGFQYWLDLKGIHDVDLVSKIGEKFNIHRLILEDILDPGHRIKIEDYDAALFGIIYNVEYDKVTKQLKKEQISVYLNKSVLISFQEDPDDSFAILRNRMQMPLSRIRTRGSDYLFYAIIDYLVDRYYLTVEAFHDEIEGFEEKILQEHFVLSIEDLHVLRNNIVAMKRLVFPLREEINQLKNLETNLVDGSTFLFLRDLQDNIQHLIETLDNQRELLNGIRELLMSRTNLQMNKDMKWLAMVSTVSIPILFFTGVYGMNFEFMPELKWKYGYLIWWIGISVVVFTMIGFLKRKKMI; encoded by the coding sequence ATGAGCAATAAAAAGAAAATTGGACTTTCTCCAGGCAGCTTGGTATACACTGGCAATATACTGGATGTCAAACCTGTTGTTAAAGGAATTCAATACAACCCCAACGATTATACCGAACTTTCAGAAAAAGAATGCTTAAATCTAAATTTGAAACATGGATTTCAATATTGGTTAGATCTTAAAGGCATTCATGATGTAGATTTAGTAAGTAAGATCGGTGAGAAATTCAATATTCACCGTCTTATATTGGAAGATATATTGGATCCGGGGCATCGGATTAAAATTGAAGATTATGATGCTGCTCTATTTGGTATCATTTACAATGTAGAATATGATAAAGTAACAAAACAATTAAAAAAAGAACAGATTTCGGTATACCTTAATAAAAGCGTATTGATAAGTTTTCAAGAAGATCCGGATGATAGTTTTGCAATTTTACGAAATCGCATGCAAATGCCATTATCACGAATACGTACCAGAGGTTCGGATTATTTATTTTATGCAATTATTGATTACCTGGTTGACCGGTATTATCTAACCGTAGAAGCATTTCATGATGAAATTGAAGGTTTTGAAGAAAAGATTTTACAAGAACATTTCGTATTGAGCATTGAAGATTTACATGTTTTAAGAAACAACATCGTGGCTATGAAAAGGCTAGTTTTTCCGTTGAGGGAAGAAATCAATCAATTGAAAAATCTGGAAACCAATCTGGTAGACGGTTCTACTTTTTTATTTTTAAGAGATTTGCAAGACAATATTCAACATTTAATAGAAACCCTAGACAATCAGCGAGAATTGCTAAATGGTATTCGTGAATTATTAATGAGTCGTACGAACCTCCAAATGAATAAGGATATGAAATGGCTTGCAATGGTTTCGACGGTGTCGATTCCAATTTTATTTTTTACGGGTGTCTACGGAATGAATTTTGAGTTCATGCCAGAATTAAAATGGAAATACGGCTACTTAATTTGGTGGATCGGAATCAGTGTGGTCGTATTTACAATGATTGGTTTTCTTAAACGAAAGAAGATGATTTGA